A single window of Bordetella genomosp. 11 DNA harbors:
- a CDS encoding lytic transglycosylase domain-containing protein yields MRRGESGRYQKSPGGDGGRLLRRALPLLALLTSACAPVDAQQRAGQDSPAIAAPAGTSAAAIATDAPLTTLADDPSASARPEDVSISSNEPPTPARQAVMTARDAMLRKQWSALAVVVPQARDDILGMYPEYWLLRYQVWNMPRAQWPVDQLRRFIERNPDAYLADKLRADWLLAAARSGDYDTVNKLAPVKNGNAQTECATLEARYMTGRKVGGAEAMRAFAPGVWCWSLYDDLVANHILGWNDLQPRLRDAIEDNKLADARKYAGYLFEPPEQKAYDAMIKDPMKWLVRQSKPPRTQAETELVTIALARLARGNLDVADAYVRREWARALPRQDLAWVRAQLALVAVLNQDPRAHDWYVEAGHIRLTQYNEEWKVRAALRQQRIDWKWVIASIEAMSPQARDEPAWIYWHARGLAATGRRERAQQEYEQIAGQFTFYGQLAAEELGRTITVPPRAAPPTPQEMASARADAGLQRAIALFRLGWRGDAVPEWNFALRGMDDRRLLAAAELARRENIYDRVVNTSDRTEKQFDFTQRYIAPFEGRVAAKASQVALDPAWVYGLIRQESRFIMDARSSVGASGLMQLMPGTAKWVAGKIGLSNFTPGQVNDFDTNTLLGTSYLSMVLQDLDGSQVLASAGYNAGPRRPIRWRATLTHPVEGAIFAETIPFTETRTYVKNVMANATYYAAMFTGQPQSLKQRLGEIAPQPPERTDLP; encoded by the coding sequence ATGCGTAGGGGGGAATCGGGACGTTATCAGAAATCGCCCGGGGGCGATGGCGGGCGCTTGTTGCGTCGCGCATTGCCGCTGCTGGCGCTGCTGACGTCCGCCTGCGCGCCGGTGGATGCGCAGCAGCGCGCCGGCCAGGATTCGCCGGCGATCGCGGCGCCGGCCGGTACGTCCGCCGCCGCGATCGCGACGGATGCTCCGCTTACCACCCTGGCCGACGATCCCTCCGCCAGCGCGCGCCCCGAAGACGTGTCGATATCGAGCAACGAGCCACCGACCCCGGCGCGACAGGCGGTCATGACCGCGCGCGACGCCATGCTGCGCAAGCAGTGGTCGGCCCTGGCCGTGGTCGTGCCGCAGGCGCGCGACGATATCCTCGGCATGTATCCCGAGTACTGGCTGCTGCGCTACCAGGTGTGGAACATGCCGCGCGCGCAATGGCCGGTGGACCAGTTGCGGCGCTTCATCGAACGCAATCCGGACGCCTACCTGGCCGACAAGCTGCGGGCCGACTGGCTGCTGGCGGCGGCGCGTTCGGGCGACTACGACACCGTCAACAAGCTCGCGCCCGTCAAGAATGGCAACGCGCAGACCGAGTGCGCGACGCTGGAAGCCCGCTACATGACCGGCAGGAAAGTCGGCGGCGCCGAAGCAATGCGCGCCTTTGCCCCGGGGGTGTGGTGCTGGTCGCTGTATGACGACCTGGTCGCCAACCACATCCTGGGCTGGAACGACCTGCAGCCCAGGCTGCGCGATGCGATCGAGGACAACAAGCTGGCCGACGCGCGCAAGTACGCGGGTTATCTGTTCGAGCCCCCCGAACAGAAAGCCTACGACGCCATGATCAAGGACCCGATGAAGTGGCTGGTGCGGCAGTCCAAGCCGCCACGCACGCAGGCGGAGACGGAACTGGTAACCATCGCGCTGGCGCGCCTGGCGCGCGGCAACCTGGACGTGGCCGATGCCTATGTCCGGCGGGAATGGGCGCGCGCCTTGCCGCGCCAGGACCTGGCGTGGGTGCGGGCGCAGCTGGCGCTGGTGGCGGTGCTGAACCAGGATCCACGCGCCCACGACTGGTATGTCGAAGCCGGCCATATCCGGCTGACGCAGTACAACGAGGAATGGAAGGTACGCGCCGCCCTGCGGCAGCAGCGCATCGACTGGAAATGGGTGATCGCGTCCATCGAGGCCATGTCGCCGCAGGCGCGCGACGAACCCGCGTGGATCTATTGGCACGCGCGCGGACTGGCTGCGACCGGCCGGCGCGAACGGGCGCAGCAGGAATACGAACAGATCGCCGGGCAGTTCACCTTTTATGGCCAGTTGGCGGCCGAAGAGCTGGGCCGCACGATCACCGTGCCGCCGCGTGCCGCCCCGCCCACACCGCAGGAAATGGCGAGCGCGCGCGCCGACGCCGGCCTGCAGCGGGCGATCGCGCTGTTCCGCCTGGGCTGGCGCGGCGACGCTGTGCCGGAATGGAATTTCGCCCTGCGCGGCATGGACGACCGCCGATTGCTGGCAGCCGCCGAACTCGCGCGCCGCGAGAATATCTACGACCGGGTGGTGAATACCTCGGACCGTACCGAAAAACAGTTCGATTTCACGCAACGCTATATCGCGCCTTTCGAAGGCCGCGTGGCGGCCAAGGCCAGCCAGGTGGCGCTGGACCCGGCCTGGGTCTATGGCCTGATCCGCCAGGAGTCGCGCTTCATCATGGACGCGCGTTCCTCGGTGGGCGCGTCCGGGCTGATGCAGCTGATGCCGGGCACGGCCAAATGGGTGGCCGGCAAGATCGGGTTGAGCAATTTCACGCCGGGCCAGGTCAACGACTTCGATACCAATACCCTCCTGGGCACTTCCTACCTGAGCATGGTGCTGCAGGACCTGGACGGATCGCAGGTGCTGGCCAGCGCCGGCTATAACGCGGGCCCGCGCCGCCCCATCCGCTGGCGCGCCACGCTGACCCATCCGGTGGAGGGCGCGATCTTCGCGGAAACCATCCCCTTTACCGAAACCCGCACCTACGTGAAGAACGTCATGGCCAACGCCACGTATTACGCGGCGATGTTTACCGGCCAGCCGCAATCGCTCAAGCAGCGGCTGGGCGAGATCGCGCCGCAGCCGCCGGAACGGACGGATCTGCCGTGA
- a CDS encoding 5-formyltetrahydrofolate cyclo-ligase — MTTKNTLKDNAVPLRKRLREARASLNEAQRQRGGLLMRGRLFTWVALAREAARNAGRPGPSVIAAYWPLQDEPDLRPLLAQWAEAGITVALPAVRGAGQPLEFRPWVPDAPMQEGAYGIQEPLPGATVIPDLILVPTLGYSGQADRVGYGGGYYDRTLSALKTAGHAFTTIGIAWTVGRLEDTHIPEAHDVRLDAVLTPDGWVPKAP; from the coding sequence ATGACCACCAAAAACACGTTGAAGGATAACGCAGTACCGCTGCGCAAGCGATTGCGGGAGGCGCGCGCATCGTTGAACGAGGCACAGCGTCAACGCGGTGGCCTGCTCATGCGTGGCCGCCTTTTCACCTGGGTGGCGCTGGCGCGCGAAGCGGCGCGCAACGCGGGCCGCCCGGGACCTTCCGTCATCGCCGCCTACTGGCCGCTGCAGGACGAGCCGGATCTGCGGCCTTTGCTGGCACAATGGGCGGAAGCGGGTATCACCGTAGCCCTGCCCGCCGTGCGCGGCGCCGGCCAGCCCCTGGAATTCCGCCCCTGGGTGCCCGACGCGCCCATGCAGGAAGGGGCTTACGGCATCCAGGAACCGCTGCCCGGCGCCACCGTCATCCCCGATCTGATCCTGGTACCCACGTTGGGGTACAGCGGGCAGGCCGACCGGGTCGGCTACGGTGGCGGGTACTACGACCGCACGCTGTCGGCGTTGAAAACGGCGGGACATGCATTCACGACGATCGGCATCGCCTGGACGGTAGGGCGACTGGAGGATACTCACATACCCGAGGCCCACGACGTCCGGCTGGATGCCGTCCTGACTCCCGACGGCTGGGTGCCCAAGGCGCCCTGA
- a CDS encoding circularly permuted type 2 ATP-grasp protein, translating to MDQPSGTIRAYDEMYDSAGEVRPHYSALGQWLATQTDEVMAARRLEADFNFRRVGITFSVAGDEAGTERLIPFDLIPRIIPAAEWRHLDAGLKQRVRALNMFIHDIYHGHDIVRAGIVPAEQVFLNAQYRPEMQDVDVAENIYCHIAGVDVVRTGAGDFYVLEDNLRVPSGVSYMLENRKMSMRLLPDAFSRLKVGPVAHYPDLLLDNLREVAPRGNDDPTVVVLTPGMYNPAYFEHAFLAQQMGVELVEGRDLFVDHNTVYMRTTRGPRRVDVIYRRVDDDFMDPLSFRADSALGVPGLMSVYRAGRITLANAVGTGIADDKSTYLYVPDMIRFYLGEEPLLQNVPTWRCARSDELSHVLANMHELVVKEVHGAGGYGMLVGPASTRAQVDAFRERVRANPAAYIAQPTLALSTVPTYVESGVAPRHVDLRPYVLCGKEIHTVPGGLCRVALTEGSLVVNSSQGGGTKDTWVLEE from the coding sequence ATGGACCAACCGTCCGGCACTATCCGCGCCTACGACGAGATGTACGACAGCGCGGGCGAAGTGCGTCCGCATTACAGCGCCCTCGGGCAATGGCTCGCGACCCAGACCGACGAGGTCATGGCCGCCCGCCGCCTGGAAGCCGATTTCAATTTCCGCCGGGTGGGCATCACGTTTTCCGTGGCCGGCGACGAAGCCGGCACCGAGCGCCTGATTCCCTTCGACCTGATTCCGCGCATTATCCCGGCCGCCGAATGGCGCCACCTGGACGCGGGACTGAAGCAGCGCGTGCGCGCGCTGAACATGTTCATTCACGACATCTATCATGGCCACGACATCGTGCGCGCCGGCATCGTCCCGGCCGAACAGGTCTTCCTGAACGCGCAATACCGCCCGGAAATGCAGGACGTCGATGTCGCCGAGAACATCTACTGCCATATTGCCGGCGTGGACGTGGTGCGGACCGGCGCGGGCGATTTCTATGTCCTGGAGGACAATCTGCGCGTCCCGTCCGGCGTGTCCTACATGCTGGAAAACCGCAAGATGTCCATGCGCCTGCTGCCCGATGCCTTCAGCCGCCTGAAGGTGGGGCCGGTGGCGCACTATCCGGACCTGCTGCTGGACAACCTGCGGGAAGTGGCGCCGCGCGGCAACGACGATCCCACGGTGGTCGTGCTGACGCCCGGCATGTACAACCCCGCGTACTTCGAACATGCCTTCCTGGCGCAGCAGATGGGCGTCGAGCTCGTCGAGGGCCGCGACCTGTTCGTCGACCACAACACCGTCTATATGCGCACGACGCGCGGCCCGCGCCGCGTGGATGTCATCTACCGCCGCGTCGACGATGATTTCATGGACCCGCTCTCCTTCCGCGCCGATTCCGCGCTGGGCGTGCCGGGGCTGATGTCGGTCTATCGCGCCGGCCGCATCACGCTGGCCAACGCCGTCGGCACGGGCATCGCCGACGACAAATCGACCTACCTGTACGTCCCGGACATGATCCGCTTCTACCTGGGCGAGGAACCGCTGCTGCAGAACGTTCCCACCTGGCGCTGCGCGCGGTCCGACGAGCTGTCCCATGTCCTGGCCAATATGCATGAACTGGTGGTCAAGGAGGTACATGGAGCGGGCGGCTACGGCATGCTGGTGGGACCGGCGTCCACGCGCGCCCAGGTCGATGCCTTCCGCGAACGCGTGCGGGCCAATCCCGCGGCCTACATCGCGCAGCCCACGCTGGCTTTGTCCACCGTGCCCACCTACGTCGAAAGCGGCGTCGCGCCGCGCCACGTCGATCTGCGCCCCTATGTGCTGTGCGGCAAGGAAATCCATACCGTGCCGGGCGGCTTGTGCCGCGTCGCGCTGACCGAGGGCTCGCTGGTGGTCAACAGCAGCCAGGGCGGCGGTACCAAGGACACCTGGGTGCTGGAGGAATGA
- a CDS encoding alpha-E domain-containing protein produces the protein MLSRTADNLFWMCRYMERAENMARMLDVSMQMSLLPQDPATRERSWHALMRISELQTLFDERYPEGSARDVLRFMMREPDNPSSIYACLHAARENARAVRGSLTTELWETYNTTWLELLRHLRSELPERNPGEFFEWVKFRSHVARGVTLGTMLEDEALYFMRLGMNLERADNTARMLDVKFHESDDAEAGRTGAQRGMAVREEFYRWAAILGSVSGLEVYRKVYRDVVTPDRVAELLILHGDMPRSLLSSVQSVRDDLALVSNDRSAETERRAGMLCSELRYGKVEDIMAAGLHDFLERFLERIKDLGNRISQDFLLPLSA, from the coding sequence ATGCTGAGCCGCACTGCCGATAATCTGTTCTGGATGTGCCGTTACATGGAGCGCGCGGAGAACATGGCCCGCATGCTGGATGTGAGCATGCAAATGTCGCTGCTGCCGCAGGACCCCGCCACGCGCGAACGGTCCTGGCACGCGCTGATGCGCATCTCCGAACTGCAAACCCTGTTCGACGAGCGCTATCCGGAGGGCAGCGCGCGCGACGTGCTGCGCTTCATGATGCGCGAGCCGGACAACCCGTCCTCCATCTACGCCTGCCTGCACGCCGCCCGCGAGAACGCCCGCGCGGTGCGCGGCAGCCTGACGACCGAACTCTGGGAGACCTACAACACCACCTGGCTGGAGCTGCTGCGCCACCTGCGCTCGGAGCTTCCCGAACGCAACCCGGGAGAGTTCTTCGAATGGGTCAAATTCCGTTCGCATGTGGCGCGCGGCGTGACGCTGGGCACCATGCTGGAGGACGAGGCGCTGTACTTCATGCGCCTGGGCATGAACCTGGAGCGCGCCGACAATACCGCGCGCATGCTGGACGTCAAATTCCACGAATCCGACGATGCCGAAGCGGGCCGCACCGGGGCGCAGCGCGGCATGGCGGTGCGCGAGGAGTTCTACCGCTGGGCCGCGATCCTGGGTTCGGTCTCCGGGCTGGAGGTCTATCGCAAGGTGTACCGCGACGTGGTCACGCCGGATCGCGTGGCCGAACTGCTGATCCTGCACGGCGATATGCCGCGCTCGCTGCTCAGCTCGGTGCAATCCGTCCGGGACGACCTGGCGCTGGTGTCCAACGACCGTTCGGCCGAAACCGAACGCCGCGCCGGCATGCTGTGTTCCGAACTGCGCTATGGCAAGGTGGAGGACATCATGGCAGCGGGCCTGCACGACTTCCTGGAACGATTCCTGGAAAGGATCAAGGACCTGGGCAATCGCATCAGCCAGGACTTTCTGCTGCCGCTTTCGGCATAG
- a CDS encoding transglutaminase family protein produces the protein MRHFIKHVTQYRYTAPVSYSIQTLRLTPRGEDHQRSLRWHIYAPGDLAEQVDAYGNTTHTLTLNRQHDEIDLLVTGQVEIDPLTDGLLTSEENRLPVDAYRVPTPLTLPDATILDFCARVLPGGLREPADVLKLAQAISDHVAYEPGITDVTTVASQVLALGHGVCQDHAHLFLACARALGVPARYVSGYLYTVTDHAASHAWADVWLPGGAWCSVDITNRQFASDCHCRLAVARDYDSASPVRGVRHGGGNESMVVTVQVQQ, from the coding sequence ATGAGACACTTCATCAAACACGTTACCCAGTACCGCTACACCGCGCCCGTCAGCTACAGCATCCAGACCTTGCGCCTGACGCCGCGCGGCGAGGACCACCAGCGCTCGCTGCGCTGGCACATCTACGCGCCGGGCGACCTGGCCGAACAGGTGGACGCCTACGGCAACACCACCCATACGTTGACGCTGAACCGCCAGCACGACGAAATCGACCTGCTGGTCACGGGCCAGGTGGAAATCGACCCGCTGACCGACGGCCTGCTCACCAGCGAGGAAAACCGGCTGCCCGTGGATGCCTACCGCGTGCCCACGCCGTTGACGCTGCCCGACGCCACGATCCTGGATTTCTGCGCGCGGGTCCTGCCGGGCGGATTGCGCGAGCCGGCCGATGTACTGAAGCTGGCACAGGCGATCTCCGACCATGTCGCCTACGAGCCGGGCATCACGGACGTCACCACCGTCGCTTCCCAGGTACTGGCGCTCGGCCATGGCGTATGCCAGGACCATGCCCACCTGTTCCTGGCCTGCGCGCGCGCGCTGGGCGTACCCGCGCGCTATGTCAGCGGCTATCTGTACACCGTTACCGACCATGCCGCCAGCCACGCCTGGGCCGACGTCTGGCTGCCCGGCGGAGCCTGGTGCAGCGTCGACATCACCAACCGCCAGTTCGCTTCCGACTGTCACTGCAGGCTGGCCGTCGCGCGCGACTACGATTCCGCCAGCCCGGTACGCGGCGTGCGCCACGGCGGCGGCAATGAGTCGATGGTGGTTACGGTGCAAGTCCAGCAGTAG
- a CDS encoding proteasome-type protease gives MTYCVAAHLHEGLVFLADSRTNAGVDQISVFRKLNVFERPGERVMVLMTSGNLAISQSIMTMLSMHDSADPGSIWNAPNMFEATRIVGEAIREVHRRDAEALHEQGVEFNVTLIFGGQIGRERCRLFQVYAAGNFIEAHAECPYFQIGESKYGKPILDRVLEPGTTLDEAAKCALISMDSTLRSNISVGLPLDLLVYEADTLRVTRFANIDENNAYFRMIRNSWGEKLRQVFAEIDDPAWTNPASPDSLVPAGRTHQPVRVLPGSCEPTDVAPVQALAEGRDPSQRS, from the coding sequence ATGACTTACTGTGTCGCGGCCCATTTGCACGAGGGCCTGGTTTTTCTCGCGGACTCACGCACCAATGCCGGCGTGGACCAGATCAGCGTGTTTCGTAAACTGAACGTTTTCGAACGTCCGGGCGAACGCGTCATGGTGCTGATGACCTCCGGCAATCTGGCCATCAGCCAGTCCATCATGACCATGCTGTCCATGCACGACAGCGCGGATCCCGGTTCCATCTGGAACGCGCCCAATATGTTCGAGGCCACCCGCATCGTTGGCGAGGCCATCCGCGAAGTGCATCGGCGCGATGCCGAGGCACTGCACGAACAGGGCGTGGAATTCAACGTCACACTGATCTTCGGCGGCCAGATCGGCCGCGAGCGCTGCCGGCTGTTCCAGGTCTATGCGGCGGGCAACTTCATCGAAGCACATGCCGAATGCCCCTACTTCCAGATCGGCGAATCCAAGTACGGCAAGCCCATCCTGGACCGGGTACTGGAGCCCGGCACGACGCTGGACGAAGCGGCCAAATGCGCGCTGATCTCAATGGATTCCACGCTGCGCTCGAATATCTCTGTCGGGCTGCCGCTGGACCTGCTCGTCTACGAAGCCGATACGCTGCGGGTCACCCGCTTCGCGAACATCGACGAGAACAATGCCTACTTCCGCATGATCCGCAACAGCTGGGGCGAAAAGCTGCGCCAGGTATTCGCGGAAATCGACGACCCGGCCTGGACCAATCCGGCGTCTCCGGACAGCCTGGTGCCGGCCGGGCGCACGCACCAGCCGGTGCGGGTACTGCCCGGCAGCTGCGAGCCCACGGACGTCGCGCCCGTGCAGGCCTTGGCCGAGGGACGGGACCCCTCGCAGCGGAGCTGA
- a CDS encoding CDP-diacylglycerol diphosphatase has protein sequence MAPGILCGWWAIAMGRTVRPRNISIVLALALALALTLAAAMDLAVAGASAPRAEARPLPGATWTVTERRGILWEVVRHCLRAALTRRGAGGAEGSDRPGATGADDDVSRPNACARVDVDGGYVVLKDNSPAKPYAFLLLPTDRLTGIEDARLWIVAGVNYWRAAYENWRYVEKVLKLPLLRTQVGFAANSIYGRTQDQLHIHITCIRPDVAATLAERIGTLSDKRWTWLPPMAGSSYAYRAILTDDAALARTDPVRLLARDVYPDGSMLPHTLFMAPVTLPDGRPGFAILDSEAGQDVRHGQGTAASNRGASEELLDDTCAIAKSGIADRSAN, from the coding sequence ATGGCGCCCGGCATCCTTTGCGGATGGTGGGCGATAGCGATGGGACGGACGGTGCGGCCGCGCAATATTTCAATCGTGCTGGCGTTGGCGTTGGCGTTGGCATTGACGCTCGCTGCTGCCATGGACCTCGCCGTGGCGGGAGCATCGGCGCCGCGCGCCGAGGCGCGTCCCTTGCCGGGCGCGACGTGGACGGTGACGGAACGGCGCGGCATCTTGTGGGAAGTTGTCCGGCACTGCCTTCGGGCCGCGTTGACGCGGCGTGGCGCGGGCGGCGCTGAGGGCAGCGATCGGCCGGGCGCGACCGGCGCCGATGACGACGTGTCGCGGCCCAATGCCTGCGCCCGTGTCGATGTGGACGGCGGCTATGTGGTCCTGAAGGACAACAGCCCGGCCAAGCCCTATGCCTTTCTGCTATTGCCCACGGACCGGCTGACAGGTATCGAGGACGCGCGGCTGTGGATCGTCGCGGGCGTCAACTACTGGCGCGCCGCCTACGAGAACTGGCGATACGTGGAAAAGGTGCTGAAGCTGCCGCTGTTGCGGACCCAGGTCGGTTTCGCCGCCAACTCCATCTATGGCCGTACGCAGGACCAGCTGCATATCCATATCACTTGCATCCGTCCCGACGTCGCGGCCACGCTGGCCGAGCGTATCGGCACGCTGAGCGACAAGCGGTGGACGTGGCTGCCGCCGATGGCCGGCAGCTCATATGCCTATCGGGCCATCCTGACGGACGACGCCGCGCTGGCGCGGACGGATCCGGTCCGCCTGTTGGCGCGCGACGTGTATCCCGACGGCTCCATGCTGCCCCACACGTTGTTCATGGCCCCCGTGACGTTGCCCGACGGCCGGCCGGGTTTTGCCATTCTGGACAGCGAAGCCGGCCAGGACGTCAGGCATGGCCAGGGAACGGCCGCCAGCAACCGCGGCGCCTCGGAGGAATTGCTCGACGATACCTGCGCAATCGCCAAAAGCGGTATCGCCGACCGATCCGCAAACTAG
- the metF gene encoding methylenetetrahydrofolate reductase [NAD(P)H], translated as MTDTSTPAYSLEFFPPRDIAAQERLLRAAKQMLAIHPRYVSVTFGAGGSTREGTAGTVRMLRNLGVDAAPHLSCVGATRENLRAILASYRDEGVRQVVALRGDLPSGMGGDAGELKYARDLVAFIRQETGDWFHIEVAAYPEMHPQADSPSSDLDHFIEKVRAGADSAITQYFFNPDAYFDFIERVAAKGVSVPVVPGIMPITNHTQLARFSQMCGAEIPRWIRLRLAEFGDDKASIRAFGVDVVTDLCRKLLEGGAPGLHFYTLNSAEAPMAIWKNLAGA; from the coding sequence ATGACCGATACCTCTACGCCGGCGTATAGCCTGGAATTCTTTCCTCCGCGCGATATCGCCGCGCAGGAACGCCTGCTGCGCGCGGCCAAGCAGATGCTGGCCATCCATCCGCGCTATGTCAGCGTGACCTTCGGCGCGGGCGGTTCGACGCGCGAAGGCACCGCCGGCACCGTGCGCATGCTGCGCAACCTGGGCGTGGACGCCGCGCCGCATCTTTCCTGCGTGGGCGCCACGCGCGAGAACCTGCGCGCCATCCTGGCGTCCTATCGCGACGAGGGCGTGCGACAGGTGGTTGCCTTGCGTGGCGACCTGCCGTCCGGCATGGGCGGCGATGCCGGCGAACTGAAGTACGCGCGCGATCTGGTCGCTTTCATCCGCCAGGAAACCGGCGACTGGTTCCACATCGAGGTCGCCGCCTATCCCGAAATGCATCCGCAGGCGGACAGCCCGTCCAGCGACCTGGACCATTTCATCGAGAAAGTACGCGCGGGCGCCGACAGCGCGATCACCCAGTATTTCTTCAATCCCGACGCGTATTTCGATTTCATCGAACGCGTGGCGGCCAAGGGCGTTTCCGTACCGGTCGTGCCGGGCATCATGCCCATCACCAACCATACGCAGCTGGCCAGGTTTTCGCAGATGTGCGGCGCGGAAATCCCGCGCTGGATCCGCCTGCGCCTGGCCGAATTCGGCGACGACAAGGCGTCCATCCGCGCTTTCGGCGTGGACGTGGTGACCGACCTTTGCCGCAAGCTGCTGGAGGGCGGCGCGCCTGGCCTGCATTTCTACACGCTGAACAGCGCCGAAGCCCCGATGGCCATCTGGAAGAACCTGGCCGGGGCCTGA
- a CDS encoding phage holin family protein, translating to MTLILVWILNAVALLVVAYLLPGIAVASFGSALIAALVLGLLNMLVKPVLVLLTLPITIVTLGLFLIVLNALLFWFAGSILKGFQVNGFWWAVIGAILYSIISYLLSSLLVS from the coding sequence ATGACCTTGATCCTCGTCTGGATCCTGAATGCGGTGGCCTTGCTGGTGGTGGCATACCTGCTGCCGGGGATTGCCGTGGCCAGTTTCGGATCGGCCTTGATCGCCGCCCTGGTCCTGGGCCTGTTGAACATGCTGGTCAAGCCGGTGCTGGTGTTGCTGACCCTGCCGATCACCATCGTCACGCTCGGTCTCTTTCTCATCGTCCTTAACGCGCTGTTGTTCTGGTTCGCCGGGTCCATCCTGAAGGGCTTCCAGGTCAATGGCTTCTGGTGGGCGGTAATCGGTGCGATTCTCTACAGCATCATCTCCTACCTGCTGTCTTCGCTGCTTGTCTCATGA